The DNA segment TAATGCGATGATATTTGGAGCTATCAAAGACACACTCAACTCTAAAACTCCTGAAGAAACTTTTTCTAATTGGTTAGAGTCAATATCATTATTAATGCTTGAAGGAATGGCATCGTAAAAAAACTAATTTTAAGGAGTAATCTAAAAATTAATGACCTTATGGGCAAAACAAAATATGAGCTTGACGAATTATTTTTAAACGGTGAAACACCTACTATTGAAGAAATAAAAGGGCTTACAAATGGTCGGGTATTAGCTGGAATCCTTCCCCTTGCAAACAAATACATAAGATATATTATTAATCTTCCTTTTATACTGCCTTGGAAAGGAAAATTCTTCGATCCAATTACTAAAGACATGGGTAAAGGCAAAAATAGGATTGAATATGGGTTATTGAAAATAAAATTATTCAATTTTGAAACCAATATAATTGACCCATTAGTTGGAGATAATAAAGTATTTAGCTTAAACTATGATTTATCTGGAAATCCTTGGTTTATAAGACAAATTAGAGATGATATGAAAAAAATTAGCAAAAAATTATACCTTGGAACTGCAAATTTTAAATGGAGAGGGGAACATAAATTTGTACTTTATTTTGCTCTTGAATTAGCTTCGTGAAATAAATCTTGATTGTAAGTTTTGATTGATTTCTTAAAATATCAAGATATAATTACAAAGTTATGTTTAGGAAATTAAAAAGTTAGGCATCCTTCATAATGCAGGAGAAAACGTTATTTAAACTGTATTCAAGCCTTCACTGGAATACAGAATTAAAAAAAGTGTAACCTTTAAAATGAAGGACGCCAAAAGTTATTATCCAGCTTAATTACAGGAGCAATAAAACATGCAGCAACAAAAATGGACATATTCAGAGGTATTAAATTTTTTTAACTTAGACGCAAACTTTCTCGAAGATCTTATTGATGAAGAAATTATATGTCCCATGTGTGAAAAAAACGAAAAAAATTTTTCATGCTCTGAATTAGAAAAGCTACAGATAGCTAAAAACTTATTTGAAGAGCTAAATGTAAACATTCCGGGAATAGAAGTTATTCTTGGAATGAGAAATACAATGATTGAAATGAGGAAGCAATTTGATAAAATAATTGAATTGTTTATAAAAGATTTAAATAAAGATTACTATATAACTTTAAAAGAAAACAGGGAGAATCTTTTTAAAATCTTATAATTTAAGATTTTCCCTTATATCCGTAGTATAAGCTTTTTGTATTTTTTTAGCTGCTTCAATTATTTCTAAATCGTCAGTTTGAGGGATTTTAACTATAAGTTTTACAAAAAAGTCTCCTCTTTGTTTTGTTTTATGGTTTAAAGCGCCCTTCCCTCTTAATTTAAGGATGCTTCCAGACTGACTTTTAGGTGGTATTTTCAAGTTTACAAAACCGTCTATTATTGGAAGTTCTATGTTTCCACCTGCAATAGCTTCATAAACAGTTATAGGAACATCCATATAAAGATTATCATTTTCCCTTTTTATCAAAGGATGTGGAGCTATATGTATAATTAAATAAAGATCACCATTAAGACCTCCGTGTCTTCCGGATTCACCTTTTCCCTCAACTCTAACCTTTGCACCTTCTTTAATACCCGCTGGAATCTTTATCCTTATTGTCTCAGTAATCGATTGTTTGCCTATACCATTACATTTAGTGCAAGGCCGCCCTTTTTTACCAGTTCCAAGACAATTATTGCAAGTTTTACTAAAAGCAAGAGGCGTTCCTTTACCAATATTTATCTTTCCTGAGCCTCCACATGATGGGCAAGTTTCAATAGATCCTGATGTATCAATACCTGTTCCTTTACAATCGGCGCATTCAACCATTCTTTGGATTGATAAATCATTTTCAGTACCCTGCAGAGAAGCCATTAAATCTATGGTGATATCATGCTCGATATCTCGCCCCTTTCTACTATGCTCATATTCAGATTTTCGCTCTTTACTTCCAGAACTAAAAATATCGTTAAAAATATCATCATAGGATTGATATTTTCCAAATCCATGCCAACCTTCACTAT comes from the Desulfobacterales bacterium genome and includes:
- the dnaJ gene encoding molecular chaperone DnaJ; this translates as MAKDYYEILGISKSATQDEIKKAYRKLARKWHPDINPGNKESESKFKEISEAYEALSNEEKRKTYDEFGSDGFKAGFDAEKARQYKDWQSYNFSENNNSEGWHGFGKYQSYDDIFNDIFSSGSKERKSEYEHSRKGRDIEHDITIDLMASLQGTENDLSIQRMVECADCKGTGIDTSGSIETCPSCGGSGKINIGKGTPLAFSKTCNNCLGTGKKGRPCTKCNGIGKQSITETIRIKIPAGIKEGAKVRVEGKGESGRHGGLNGDLYLIIHIAPHPLIKRENDNLYMDVPITVYEAIAGGNIELPIIDGFVNLKIPPKSQSGSILKLRGKGALNHKTKQRGDFFVKLIVKIPQTDDLEIIEAAKKIQKAYTTDIRENLKL